The sequence GTCACCTCGTCACCGGCCGGGCCCTCATACCTGGCCGGATCGCGCACCACCGCGGTGACCTGATGGCCGCGGGCGACGGCCTCGGCGACCGTCCGCCGGCCGGCCCGCCCACCGGCGCCGAAAACTACGATCTTGCTCATCGCGGATGCTCCGTCCGTCAGGGCCGGGGTGTGATCGCCGGCCGCTGCCGCGACGATAGAACGCGGGGGGTCGCTTTCCGCAACGATAGTTACGCTGACCAGCCGATTCTCCGGAAACCCGAGGGCGCGGGCCCAGCCGGGCGGGTTCTCCGGCGACCGGGGGAGATGGCCGTGCGGACCGGCCGGTTGTCCGGGAGAGCGGGTGCCGTGGGCCGCGCCGGATCGGGGTTCAGGCGGGCCGGGCCGGGGCGAGGCCCTTCATGAGGGTGGTCACCAGATCGTCCACGTAGCCGGGTGGGATCTCGAACGCGGCCGGCTCCCGGCCCCAGAGCAGGTGGGGCAGGACCAGCTCGTGGCAGGCGCCGACGATCATCGTGGCGGCGGCCTCGGCACCGGCGTCCGGGGCGAGGCGGCCGAGATCCTGCTCGGCGCGCAGGTATCCGGCGAGGGCCGTCCGCAGCCCCAGCCCGTTGCCGACGGGATTGGGCATGCCGGCGAAGAGGGTGAGCACCTCGGGCCGGGAGATCAGGCCCGCGAAGGCGGGCAGGATCGCGGCGTGCAGCGCCAGGCCGTGGATGAGGTAGGCGCGCAGGTTGCCCTCGACGGTGCCGGTGCCCGCCCGGGAGGGCAGCTCGCCCAGCTCGCGCTCGACGCTCTGGACATGGGCGTGCAGGGCGAGCGCGAGAAGCTCCTCCTTGTCCGCGAAGTGGTTGTAGAGCACGCCGTCGGCGACCTGGGCCTCGCGGGCGATGTCGCGCACGGTGAGCCCGGCGGTGCCGCGCTGGGATATGAGGCGTTCGGCGGCGGCGATCAGGTGCTCGCGCAGGGTCCGACCGCCGTCGCCGTCACGCAGGGCGGCTGCTTTTCTCGGTGACATCACATCGCATCGTATTGACGGTCGTGGCCCGGCCGCCGCCGTGGGGGGCCGAAGACCGCCGGCCGGCTGGCGGCCCCACCCCGGCGGCGGCCGGGTGAACGGTCCCCGGCCGACACCGCGCGGCCGTACCCGGGCGGCGTCCGGCCGGTCCTCGGCGGTGACCGGCGGGCGGTCAGGGGCGGGTGGCGGTGACCAGCCAGGCGGCGCCGCGCAGCCGTACGGCGCCGGGCTCCTCGTGGGCACGGAGCGCCTCCGTGAGAGCGTCGCGGGCGCGGGCTGCGGCGGCCGGGTCGACCTGGTCGAGCATGAAGCGGACGGGACCCCAGGCGCCGAGGAAGGCGGCCGCGTCCTCGGTGTCCCGGCCCCACAGCTGGGGCGCGTCGACGGGCACCGAGGTCACCGCCTCGAAGCCCGCCCCGGTGAGCACTTCGCGGATGCGGCCCGGGTCGGCCAGCGACTCCGGCCCCGGAGCGCCGGGGCCGGTGGTGGCGGGCCTCGCCGGGAGGTGGTCGGCCATCGCGGTCAAGACGGGCCCCAGGTCGTTGTCGCCCATCTCCCGCAGGGACAGGAAGGCCAGGCGGCCCCCCGGCCGCAGCGCGCGGCCGATGTTGGCGAACGCGGCGACCGGGTCGGCGAAGAACATGATCCCGAACCGGCTGACGGCCACATCGAAGCCCGCGTCGGGGAAGGGATGGATCTGGGCGTCTCCCCGCTCGAAGGTCACGTTGGCGACACCCTCGTCGGCCGCGCAGGCACGTGCCCGCCGGAGCATCGGTGCCGACAGGTCGATCCCGGTGGTGTGCCCGAGCCGTGCCCGCCGGGCGGCCAGCCGCGTCACCTGCCCGTTGCCGCAGCCGACGTCGAGCACCCGGTCCCGCTCGCCGACGGCCGCCGCCGCGAGCAGGTGGTCGTTGAAGCCGCTGTTCACGGCGTCGTAGCGGTCCTGGTGATCGGCCCAGTGGTTTCCCTCGTAGCCGTTCCAGGCGTCGGCCTGCTCGGTGTTGGCGATGGAACTCATCGGTTCTCCTCCTGGCCGGGTGCTGCCGAACGGCCGCGCCGGCTCCCCGGCGTCCGTACGGCCCTCGTTATGAACGCTTGTTCATGAACGTATGTTCATAATGAGGGGGCGGGTCGAGGACGTCAACAGGGAAGGGGCGCCGCCCGGACGGCCGCCGCTCGACGCTGAGGTCGGCTACGACACCTCACGGATCGAGGATGCGCTGGTGGCCGAGCCGTGGTGGCGTGGGCGATGATGATGTGACGGGCACGGTTTCCCCTCGGATCAGGTGGTGTCAGAGACCTCTGATCTTCGGGAGCCGGATGTCGGTCAGTGGCTCTGTGAGCGCCTGGTGGGGCTGGAGCCGTGTTAGTGAATTCGAGAGCCACCTGAGGGTTGGCGCGAGTATCGAAGCGTTACTCCGTGTGGCCGGCACGGCGTCGGCGACCGAGCCGCCGACCAGGATGGCAAGCGTGCTCGGCCGATCCAGATGATGGCCGCCCGCACGCCTGTGCGGGGGCGCGGGTGATCAGGGGTGCGGCCGGGCTCTCATCTGGCCGCGTCCGTGGTGTCGAGGATGCCGACCCGGCGCAGCCACCACCTCCACACGTCCTCCAGGCCGGGGGAGGCGGCCCACTCGGTCTCGGTGACCTTGCCGCGGGCGTAGGCGGCGGTCCGGTCGGCCAGTGCCTGAAGCTCGGCGCCGGTCACCCAGCGGGCGACGTGCGTCTTGTCGGCGGACGGGGCCGGCTCGCCGGTAACGACGGCGCGGTAGACGGTCCAGTGGTGGCCGGGCGTGCGTCCCTGGCGGACGAGACGGCAGCACCGGTTGGGCCGCCACCCGCCGGTCATGTGCTCCAGTTGGCCGACGGTCAGGCCGGTCTCCTTGGCGACCTCCTCGCAGGCGGTCCTTCCCGGGGTGTCGCGGTCGTCGACATGCCCAGCCGGCGGAGCCCAGGCGTGCGGGTACTCAGCCCGTTCGATCAGCAGATACCGGCCGTGCTCGTCGGTGACGATGACGCCGATGGAGGTGTGGTCGCACACGTCGCGGGCGTGCGTGATCGGCCCGCACACCCAGCGTTCCAGCGGGGACGGCCCGGCGTCCTCCAGAGCGCGCAGCCGGGACTGAGCGGTGGCCCGGTTCGGCGCCCCGGCCGCGTTGCTCAAGCCCATCGCTGAGGCGATCTCGGCGTAGCTGGCTCCCTCTGCTTTCCAGCGGCGCAGCGTGGCGGCCTGGATCGCCTCCAGGCGCGGGATGAGGTCGCGGGCCAGGGCGTGCACGGTCTCGCCCATGCGCTGACGCTGGGCGCCGGGCCGTCCATCATCATGCGGGCCGGGGGCAGTGCGGTCCCAGGCGCCCGCGCGCAGCTCGGCCATGGCGCGTAGAGCGGTGTCCAGGCCGGCGGCCAGGTGCAGTGCGGCCTCGCCGAGCAGCTCGGTCTCAGCGGTGCCGAGCCGCAGGTGGATCTCGGAGCCGCCGCGGGTGGTGATCTGCTCGTAAGTCGGGTGGGGGTTGGTCATCAGACTCTCCTCTGTATGAAACATCATCCACTATGTATTGAATTTCATGCAGGGTCAAGAGCATTGGGACCCCCGTAGACCTTCAGAATCCCTGAAGCCTCATCAACACCTAGAGAAGTCGGAGCATCAGCACATAAGCCCAGGTCCTGTGGCCATAGAGGCCGAAGAGGCCCCAGCGAACCCCAGGGCCCCGGCGTTCTTGAGTTCTGATGGGGTATGGCGCGGTTGACGGTTTCGGCAGGTGGGATGCGAAAGAGCGCGACTTCTGGTGATCTTTCAGGTCTCGAATCCGAAGATCGCCGCAGGAGTCGCGCTCGTGTCCCCATCTTCCCCGGCCGGCCCCTGTTTCGTCCCTTGTCTTGACCGGTTCGCCGACCTGGCGTTGTGGGAAGCGGAGCTGGCGGCCGATGACCACCGCCCGGCTGATCACCGAGCAGTTGGGCGCCCACCACGCTGGCCAGGCCCACTCACCACAACCATTACGAGCGGGCGCACCGGTCAGTGGAGAACCGGCTCCACTGGGTCCGGGACGTGACTTTCCGAGAGGATCACTCCCAGCTCAGGACGGGTACCGCGCCCAGAGCCCTGGCCGGCTTCCGCAACCTGGCGATCAGCACCATGCGTCTGGCTGATCGGGCCAACATCGCCCGCGCTCGCCGCGACCTCCTCGACCACCAGGCCGCGGTCGCCGTCTACGACATCTAATCAACATGCTGGAACTGGACAAAGCGAATCAACGCCGGGGCCCTGCGGAAGCACCGGCGTGCATTTCCGTCTCGACGCCCTTTCCTGCCGGGTGGTCGTGAGAACACGCACCGGCGGACCGGATGATTTGATAAACGTCGCGGAGGGAATCGTCGACCGGATCGGCCGTCTGTTCACCCGCCCCTCCTCGAAGCGGCGCGCGGAAGTGCGGCAGGGCAGGGTGGTGCTGGAATCCGGGTCGGTTTCACCTTGACGCTCCCGATGGCGGTGTCAGGTCGAACCAGCCTTTCTTGGCCCGGCGGAGAAACGCCTCCCAGGCGTCGAATCCGAACTGGACGCCCTCCTGCTCGGGGGCGCTGATCCTGACTCCGTCGCGGGTGATGGTCACGATCACCCGCATGGCCGCTCCGCCGGGGCGGGGATGCCGTCGACGTCGCACCACACGGTGCGGCCCAGCGGCCCGTGGTCGTGGACTCCCCAGCGCCGCCGGGAGATCTCGCCGACGATGGCCAGGCCGCGCCCGCGTTCCCCGTCGTCCGGTACGGCCTCGGGCGGACGCGGTTCCCAGGCGGTGCCGCCCGGATCCAGGACCTCCAGGTGGAGGAGGTCCGCCATCCGGGTGAGGGTGAGCAGGATCAGGTCGTGAGGGCGCCCCCGGCTGCTGTGCACAATGGCGTTCGTCACCAGTTCCGACGTCGTCAGGACCACGTTCTCGTATGCCGGGTGGTCGCCCCCGATCCAGGAACTTATATAACCGCGTGCCTGTGCGGCCGAAGTCGGTTCGAGTTTCAGGAATGCCTCTCCGAGCACTTCGGGCCCGGCGTCCATGTCTTTCTCTTCGGGGCGCACCACGGAATCCATGTCCACCTGCTCCACCGGTCGATTTCCCGATATCACTTTTCAAGGATCACATCGCATCACTACAGTGAGTAGCGGAACGAATGCGTTTATGTTCAACGGTTCATGTGAAACCGCTGGTGAAACCGGGGTGACCACCGATGCCGAATCCCAAAGACCTCGATCCCACCACGTCGCCGATCGCGTTCTTCGGCTACGAGCTGCGCCGATACCGGCAGCAGGCCGGGCTGTCCCAGGGGAAGCTGGCCAGACGGACCGGATTCGCGCTGGGCACGATCTCCATGGCGGAGACCGGGCGGCGGCCTCCGACCGAGGATTTCGTGCGGAGGTGTGACGAGGCGCTCGGAGTCGAGGGAGCGCTCATCCGGATCAAGGAGATGATGGACAACGTCGCAGCCCGGTTGCCGGCCTGGTTCCGCCCCTGGGTGGAGGTCGAACAGGCGGCTGACAGTCTGCGGACCTGGGAGCCGCTTCTCGTGCCGGGGCTGCTCCAGACAGCGGACTACGCGCGGGTGCTCTTCAACGGTGAGCCTCGCGCCTCGGCAGAGCGGACCGAGCTGGATGTGACCGCCCGGCTAGAGCGGCAGCACGTCCTGGAGCGGGAGAACGCGCCCATGCTCTGGGTCGTCATCGATGAGGGTGTGCTCATCCGCCGCATCGGTGACGACACGACCATGGCAGCACAGATGGATCATCTTCTCGATGCTGGACATATGCCGCATGTCACCATTCAGGTCCTGCCTTTCGGGTCGGGCAGCACGGTCGGTCTTTTGGGCGGTTTTGTCATTGCGCAGGTCCGAGGGCTCGCCAATACTGTCTACATGGAGTCGGCTGGCCAGGGCCAGGTCACCGACCGCCCCGACGACGTAGCGGACATCACGACCAAATACGAGGCGATCCGAGCCGAGGCACTTCCTCAGCGAGCGTCGCTTGAGCTTATTGGGGAGATGAAGAAACGATGGATCGGGAACTGAACGAGGCCGTATGGGTGAAGTCGCCGTTCTCGGGTGGCAACGGCGGTAACTGCGTGGAGGTCGCGAAGCTGTCCGGTGGCCGGGTCGGTGTCCGCGACAGCAAGGACCAGGCGGGTCCGGCGCTGGTGTTCACATCGGGGGAGTGGGCCGCCTTCACCCGCTGGGTCCGCACCGACGACACGGTTTAGCGAGGTGAGCGCCGACGTCCATCGGATGATCGGCCGCTCACCGATGCCGTTGGGGTCCGTGTCGAGGTAGCCGTGGTCGCCGCCGAAAATCGGGCGGATATCGCTGGTCAGCGATGATGCGGCTGGTTGGCCGTGCCGATCGGGTGCGCGCCTGGAGCATGGCGGAGTCGGCGTGGGCCTGCTCCACGGCCTTGGGATACGCCTGCCGCTTCTCGTGCTCGGCCGGCGCCCGGTAGATGCTCGCCAGGCTGGGGTGCTGTCCCTCGCGCTTGCCGGTAGGGATGATCAGGTCCAGGCGGATGGCCTCCACCGACTCGCCGTTCGCGCGGCGGCGGAGCACGGTGTGCAGCATGTCGTCGGTGCTCACCAGCGAGGTACGCCTCGTCGGAGGGCGTTCCCAGGCTCTCCAGGTAGTACGGCGCGTACGCGGAGATGAGCGATACCGGCGCTTGCTTCGCTCCAGGCTGGTCAGGTCAGACCCGCGTCGTGGGCGAGGATCGCGATCTGGGTGCGGTTGTCCATGCCGAGCTTGGTGAGGATGCTGGAGACGTGCGCCTTCACGGTCGTGATGCCCATGGCCAGGCCCGCGGCGATGTCGGCGTTCGTCTGGCCGCGCGCGATCGCCAGGGCCACCTCGTGCTCGCGGGGGGTGAGGGCGGCCAGCGCGGCACGGGCTCGCTCATAGGCGCCGGCCTGCGCGACGGTGCGCTCCATCAACCGCCGGGTGATGCGCGGGGACAGGATCGGATCGCCCGCGGCGACCCGGGTGACCGCCTCCACGATCCGCGGCGCGGGGTGTCCTTCAGTAGGAACCCGGCAGCGCCCGCGCGGAGGGCGTGCAGGACGTTCTCGTCGGTGTCGAATGTGGTCAGCACGATCACCTCAGGCGGGCGGGCACGGGCGCGCAGCCGGCGGGTGGCGGTGATGCCGTCCACCCGCGGCATCCGCAGGTCCATCAGGACGACGTCAGGGGCGTGGGCGTCGGTGGCCGTGATCGCCTCCTGGCCGTCGGCCGCCTCGCCGACGACCGTGATGCCGGCAGCGCCGTCCAGCATCATGGACAACCCTGCGCGGATCAGGGCATCGTCGTCGACCAGTAACACGCGGATCACGCGGGCCATGGTAGCCGGGCCTGGAGCCGGAACTCTCCTTCGGCGTTGCGGTGATCCAGTTGCCCGCTGGCCAGCCGTACCCGCTCGGTGAGCCCGACCAGGCCGAGGCCGCTGCCGGGCGCGAGTGGGGCGGTGCCCGCCGGGGCCAGCGGGTTGCGGATGTCGATCAGCAAGGGCGTGCCGCGACGCCTGCGGCCGCCACCGCCGCCGCGACGGGGAAGCGCCTGCGCTGGGCCACCTGCAGCGCCCCCATCGTCGCCGCCGGAGTGGCCACGGGGGAGAGGGCGGCCAGGAGGGTGGCGGCCAGTGCTCCCGAGGTCGGCCACCACAGCTGGGCGAGCGCCGCTACCAGACTCACCGTCGTGACGACGACGTCCAGCCCCCACGTGGGCCCGTCGGCCAGGCTCCACAGCGTCAGGGCGCTCAGGCCGCCCATCCCAAGGACCACTATCGCCACCGCGATCGGGTGCGGGGGGCGGGTTTTGTTCACCGGGTCAGGGTAATCGCCGGTCCGCAGGCGCCATCACCTACCAAAGGCAGGCGCCGTCACCTACCAAAGGAGGACCCGTACCCCACCGGGGGAGAACACAGAGCGACCGCGCGCCCGATGTGGCGGATCGGGCGACCGGGCGAAGCTGACCGGCATGAACACCTCAGCCAAGCGAATCCTCCTCACCGTCGCCGGCGCCCCCGCGGCCGCCCTGGCCGTTTGGGCCCTGGCCGTGCCGGTCGCCGGAACCACTCCGACCGTGCGCATGGGCACCGGCACGCAGCCGGTCGAACCGGGATCGGTCCTGGTGGTGAGCCTGCTGGTCGGGCTGGCGGGCTGGGCTCTGCTGACCGTCTTGGAGCGGTTCGCGTCCCGGCCCGGCCGGATCTGGACGATCGTCGCCCTGGCCGTACTCGTCCTGTCCCTGCTCGGGCCGTTCGGCAGCGCCGTCGGTATACCCACGATGCTGGTGCTGATCCTGATGCACCTGGTCGTCGGCATCGTGCTCGTCCTGGGGCTGACGCCGCGATGAACCCGTCCGGGTCCGTCACCCGCCAATCATGCGCGGGCGGCCCGCCCACGACCATGCGCACCCCGCTGGACAACGCTGACACTGCACAGGAGACATGACATGACCGTCCTCGCCAGAGCGATCGAGGCCACCCGCCGCTACGGTGACGTGCTCGCGCTCGACCGCGTCTCGCTCGACATCAGGGCGGGCGAGCTGGTCGGGCTGCTCGGCCCGAACGGCGCCGGCAAGTCCACCCTCATCAACCTCTTGGTCGGGCTGCGCCGGCCGACGTCGGGCACGGTGGAGTTGTTCGGCGGCTCGCCTTCCGACCCTGCCGTACGGCGGGGCATCGGCGTGACCCCCCAAGAGAGCGGGCTGCCGGAGTCGCTGCGTGTCGGCGAGATCGTCGACTTCGTCTCCGCGCACTTCCCCGAGCGCTACGGTGCGGCGGAGCTGCTGGCCAGGTTCGGCCTCGCTGACCTGGTCAGACGGCAGGTCGGGGGGCTGTCCGGCGGGCAACGGCGGCGTCTGGCGGTGGCGCTGGCATTCGCGGGCCGGCCGCGGTTGGTGTTCCTCGACGAGCCCACCACCGGGCTTGACGTGGAGGCCAGGCGAACCCTGTGGGAGGGGATCAGGAGCTTCCACGCCGACGGCGGCACAGTGGTGCTGACCAGCCACTACCTGGAGGAGATCGAGGCGCTGGCGCAGCGGGTGGTGGTGATCGGCCGGGGCCGGGTGCTGGCTGACGACACCGTGCGGGCCGTGCGCGACGTGGTGGGCGTGCGCCGGGTCTCCTTCGCTGCGCCGGTTGTACCTGAACTACCCGGGATCTTGCGGAGCTCGGTCGAGGCCGGCCGGGTGCACCTGCTCACCGCCGACTCCGACCGGCTGGTCACCGAGCTGGTACGCGCCGGGACGGCCTTCGCCGACCTGGAGGTGCGGCCGACCTCGCTGGAGGAGGCCTTCATCACCATCACCTCCAAGGAGGAGACTCGTGTCTGATCTCATCCTCATCCACACTCGCTACCAGTTCCTGGAGCAGTTGCGCGTCCCGATCGCGCTGGTGGCGAGCGCGTTCTTCCCCGCGGCCGCGATGCTGGCGTTCGTAGTGCCCTTCACCGGCGCCGACCCGATGAGCGCCACATCGGCGACGGCCGGGATGATGCTGTTCGGCGCCATGTCGGCGGCGCTGATCGGGCTGAGCATCAGCGTGGCACACGACCGCGAGCAGCCCTGGGACCCCTACCTGCGCACGCTGCCCGCAGGCCCGCTGCCCCGCTTCGCCGGCCGCATCCTGACCACGATGGCCGGCATGCTGCTGTCGGTGGTGCCGGTCCTGCTCATCTCGGCCTTCCTCACCGCCGCAGCCATCTCCCCGCTCCGCCTGGCGTTGGGCATCGGCGCGCTGCTGGTGGGCTCTGTGCCGTTCATGCTGATGGGTTTGTTCATCGGGTACGCGGTGTCGCCCAAGGCGGCGATCGCGGTGTCGCAGGTGGCGTACTTCCCGATCGCCGCGCTGGGCGGGCTGCTGGTGCCGCTGGAGGTCATGCCGGGTTTCGTGCAGTCCCTGGCACCGTTCGTGCCCAGCCGGGGTGCGATCGAACTCATGTGGGCCGCGGTGGCGGGCCGCACCCCATCTCCCGTCTCCCTGGCCGCCTTCGCCGTCTGGATCATCCTCGCCGCGGCCGCCGCCACCTGGGCGTACCGCCGGGACGAGGGCCGCCGCTTCTCCTGATCGATCAACTCGCCGTACCGGCGTCCGGGAAGACTCCGGACCCGGCGGGGAAACGGACGTGTCGCGTGGTGGCTGAGGAGTCGCCGGGCGGCCTGCGAGGGTCAGGTCGCGAGGAGGAGGGCTGTGGCGATCGCGACGTTGACGAGGAGGCCGAAGAGGGAGGGGAGCCAGCGGCCGGGCTGACGGGCCGCGGGGAGGTCGCGCCAGCGGGTGAGGGTCAGGGCCGTGCCGGCGGCCGTGGCCGCCGTGGCGAGGATGAACAGGGCGGAGGGCAGCGTGCCCCAGGCTCCGACCAGCCAGGCCATCCAGAGGATCAGGACGGCGGTGGTCGTGGTGTTGACCACGCCGAGGCGGTCGAGCGGGGGGCGGTTGCGGGTCGGCGTGCGGCGGGTCGCCGACTCCCACGCGGTCAGGGCGGCGCCGAGGGGCAGGAGCAGGGTGATCGCGATCGTGATGAGGGCCTGGGTACTGGGGGAGGGCTCCGGCGCGTCGTGGCCGAGCAGCCGCAGGCCCACGTGGTTGACGCCCTTGTCGGTGTTGCCCAGCACGACCACGCCGCGCTTGCTGTCGCGGTCGAAGCCGACGTACGAGCTGAAGCCGCCGGTGCCGCCGTTGTGCCAGGTGACCTGGCCCTTGCTGGTCTTCGTCGTGAACCAGCCGTAGCCGATGCGACGGGTCTGGTCCTCGGTGAAGCGCGGCGTCGCGGCGTCGGCGCCCGGGGCGCTGCCCTTGAGCATCGCGTCGGCGAGGCGGGCGAGGTCGGCGCTGGTGGACCAGACACCGATGCCCGCCGGGACGTAGCCCGTGCCCGTCCATGGGTCCGCCTCGTGTCCGGCCTCCGTGTAACCGTGCGCCCTGCCCGACGGCAGGGCCGACGTGGTGGTGGCTTTCATGCCGAGGGGCTCCAGCACCCGCCGCTTCAGCAGCTCGGGATAGGGGAGGCCCGCCCGCTCGGCGAGCGCGTTTCCGAGCACCGCCACGCCGAGGTTGGAGTAGGAGACCTTGCCGCGCCCGGAGAGCCCGGCCGAGGCGGCCGCCTCGCGCACGTCGGAGACGTCTTGTCCGCCGTAGGGGTTGCCGTGGCTGTAGTTCGCGGTGATCGCCTTCAGCAGCATGCCCAGGCCGCCGGGCTGCCGGGGGAGGCCGGAACGGTGGCTGGTCAGTTCCTCGTAGGTGATCGAGTCCTTGAGGCCGGGCACCGGCGAACGCGGGTCGAGGCCGTCCCGGGCCGCCATGTCGGCGAGGATCATGCCGGTGAACGCCTTGGGAACCGAGCCGATCTCGAACGGGGTGGACGCGTCGACCGGACGCGGGACGGGCCCGCCCGTGTCGCCGACCCCGGCCGTGCGGATGACGCCGTTCTCGACCAGTGCCACGGACAGGGCGCGGTAGCCGTCGGATCCCGCCGCTTCGCGCACGGCCTGGGCCAGCGCGCGGTCACCCGTCGTCGCGGCCCCGAGCCGCGGCGGCGTGGGCACGACGGCGAAGGCGATGAGCGCGGCCAGCCCCGCCGCCACCGCGGCGGCCAGCAGCTGACCCGGGGAGAACGCCAGGCCGTTCCGCTTGAACATGAGACTCTTCCCTCACAGGGGTTGGGTGGGACGCGACGCCTGGCATCAGGAGGGGGTGTCAGCCTCGCCGGGAGAAGTAGAAGAGCGCGATCCCATAGGAAACGCCCGCGGCGGCGGCCAGGCCGGCGAACAGCGTGTGATCCTCGCCGCGCCAGACCTGTACGAGGAACCCGCCCACCAGGATCGTCATGAGCACGTTGGCCATGGCGCCGCGGGCGCGCAGCTCGTTGAGCCTGCGCCGCTCGTCGCCCAGCTCGCCGCTCAGCATCGCCGTGGTCTCGCTGTGCCTGCGCGTCAGCAGGAGGACGGCGGCGTAGCCGGCCATGATGCCGACGAACACGAGTCCGATCACGACCTCGCCGCGGACCATGAACGGCACGCCCAGCAGCAGGCCGAGCAGCAGGCAGAACGCCGCGAAGAACCAGCGTTTAGTCGTCACAGTGGAAGACCTCCTCGACGGTCCGGCCGAAGAACCGGGCCAGTCGGATGGCGAGGGGGAGTGAGGGATCGTACCGGCCCTGTTCTATGGCGTTGATCGTCTGCCGGGACACGCCGAGACGCTCTCCGAGAGCCTGCTGGGAGAGCCCTGCGGAGCCTCGTAACTCCCTGACGTCGTTGTCCACAATGTAAAGCTCCTTTTACATCTCCCGCTGCATGGAAAGTATCCTTGACACCTCTCTCATGTCAAGCAAGCTTTACGTCGCACCTGTCGCCGTCCGGAGCGGGCGACGTCCGGCCCCGGGTGCGGTCCCGTGCTGGTTCTCCGGGTTCAGCCGTAAGGGATGTGTCAATATTGGGAGGGATTGTGTATATTTTCCGTCATTAGGTCTCATCTGAGGGAGGATTTATCGTGAGAGCTTTCCCGCGCGTACTGTTCGACGAGGCGCACAGCGAGTCGTGGACCATCCGGCGGGACGTGGCCGAGACGATGAATCCCGGGCATCCCGACGACAACAGCTACGCGCGCGCCGCGGACATCCTGCGCGGCCTCGGCCACACCGTGGCCGCGCACACCGAGGGCCCGATCACCCCCGCCCTGCTGAGCCCGAGCGACGTCTTCGTGATCGCGCACCCCTCGGCCGACCGCTGGGAGCGCACCACCGGCCTGGGCAGCCCCGTCTTCCCCGTGGAGGAGCTCGACGCGGTCGAGGCCTACGTCGCCGACGGCGGCGGCCTGGTCGTCCTGGCCGAGTGCGAGCAGGAGAAGTACGGCAGCAACCTCGACGAGCTGCTCGCCCGCTTCGGCGTCGGTGTCGAGCACACCACCGTCCAGGACCCCCGGAGCGCCCACAACGGCGTGGCCTCCTGGGTCCTGGGTTCCCCCGGCGGCACCGACGGCCAGGATC comes from Streptosporangium roseum DSM 43021 and encodes:
- a CDS encoding class I SAM-dependent methyltransferase, which produces MSSIANTEQADAWNGYEGNHWADHQDRYDAVNSGFNDHLLAAAAVGERDRVLDVGCGNGQVTRLAARRARLGHTTGIDLSAPMLRRARACAADEGVANVTFERGDAQIHPFPDAGFDVAVSRFGIMFFADPVAAFANIGRALRPGGRLAFLSLREMGDNDLGPVLTAMADHLPARPATTGPGAPGPESLADPGRIREVLTGAGFEAVTSVPVDAPQLWGRDTEDAAAFLGAWGPVRFMLDQVDPAAAARARDALTEALRAHEEPGAVRLRGAAWLVTATRP
- a CDS encoding DUF397 domain-containing protein; translation: MDRELNEAVWVKSPFSGGNGGNCVEVAKLSGGRVGVRDSKDQAGPALVFTSGEWAAFTRWVRTDDTV
- a CDS encoding helix-turn-helix domain-containing protein, with the translated sequence MPNPKDLDPTTSPIAFFGYELRRYRQQAGLSQGKLARRTGFALGTISMAETGRRPPTEDFVRRCDEALGVEGALIRIKEMMDNVAARLPAWFRPWVEVEQAADSLRTWEPLLVPGLLQTADYARVLFNGEPRASAERTELDVTARLERQHVLERENAPMLWVVIDEGVLIRRIGDDTTMAAQMDHLLDAGHMPHVTIQVLPFGSGSTVGLLGGFVIAQVRGLANTVYMESAGQGQVTDRPDDVADITTKYEAIRAEALPQRASLELIGEMKKRWIGN
- a CDS encoding NUDIX domain-containing protein; amino-acid sequence: MTNPHPTYEQITTRGGSEIHLRLGTAETELLGEAALHLAAGLDTALRAMAELRAGAWDRTAPGPHDDGRPGAQRQRMGETVHALARDLIPRLEAIQAATLRRWKAEGASYAEIASAMGLSNAAGAPNRATAQSRLRALEDAGPSPLERWVCGPITHARDVCDHTSIGVIVTDEHGRYLLIERAEYPHAWAPPAGHVDDRDTPGRTACEEVAKETGLTVGQLEHMTGGWRPNRCCRLVRQGRTPGHHWTVYRAVVTGEPAPSADKTHVARWVTGAELQALADRTAAYARGKVTETEWAASPGLEDVWRWWLRRVGILDTTDAAR
- a CDS encoding serine hydrolase domain-containing protein — translated: MFKRNGLAFSPGQLLAAAVAAGLAALIAFAVVPTPPRLGAATTGDRALAQAVREAAGSDGYRALSVALVENGVIRTAGVGDTGGPVPRPVDASTPFEIGSVPKAFTGMILADMAARDGLDPRSPVPGLKDSITYEELTSHRSGLPRQPGGLGMLLKAITANYSHGNPYGGQDVSDVREAAASAGLSGRGKVSYSNLGVAVLGNALAERAGLPYPELLKRRVLEPLGMKATTTSALPSGRAHGYTEAGHEADPWTGTGYVPAGIGVWSTSADLARLADAMLKGSAPGADAATPRFTEDQTRRIGYGWFTTKTSKGQVTWHNGGTGGFSSYVGFDRDSKRGVVVLGNTDKGVNHVGLRLLGHDAPEPSPSTQALITIAITLLLPLGAALTAWESATRRTPTRNRPPLDRLGVVNTTTTAVLILWMAWLVGAWGTLPSALFILATAATAAGTALTLTRWRDLPAARQPGRWLPSLFGLLVNVAIATALLLAT
- a CDS encoding ABC transporter permease; this translates as MSDLILIHTRYQFLEQLRVPIALVASAFFPAAAMLAFVVPFTGADPMSATSATAGMMLFGAMSAALIGLSISVAHDREQPWDPYLRTLPAGPLPRFAGRILTTMAGMLLSVVPVLLISAFLTAAAISPLRLALGIGALLVGSVPFMLMGLFIGYAVSPKAAIAVSQVAYFPIAALGGLLVPLEVMPGFVQSLAPFVPSRGAIELMWAAVAGRTPSPVSLAAFAVWIILAAAAATWAYRRDEGRRFS
- a CDS encoding TetR/AcrR family transcriptional regulator, producing MSPRKAAALRDGDGGRTLREHLIAAAERLISQRGTAGLTVRDIAREAQVADGVLYNHFADKEELLALALHAHVQSVERELGELPSRAGTGTVEGNLRAYLIHGLALHAAILPAFAGLISRPEVLTLFAGMPNPVGNGLGLRTALAGYLRAEQDLGRLAPDAGAEAAATMIVGACHELVLPHLLWGREPAAFEIPPGYVDDLVTTLMKGLAPARPA
- a CDS encoding ATP-binding protein translates to MDSVVRPEEKDMDAGPEVLGEAFLKLEPTSAAQARGYISSWIGGDHPAYENVVLTTSELVTNAIVHSSRGRPHDLILLTLTRMADLLHLEVLDPGGTAWEPRPPEAVPDDGERGRGLAIVGEISRRRWGVHDHGPLGRTVWCDVDGIPAPAERPCG
- a CDS encoding DUF6069 family protein is translated as MNTSAKRILLTVAGAPAAALAVWALAVPVAGTTPTVRMGTGTQPVEPGSVLVVSLLVGLAGWALLTVLERFASRPGRIWTIVALAVLVLSLLGPFGSAVGIPTMLVLILMHLVVGIVLVLGLTPR
- a CDS encoding ABC transporter ATP-binding protein; translated protein: MTVLARAIEATRRYGDVLALDRVSLDIRAGELVGLLGPNGAGKSTLINLLVGLRRPTSGTVELFGGSPSDPAVRRGIGVTPQESGLPESLRVGEIVDFVSAHFPERYGAAELLARFGLADLVRRQVGGLSGGQRRRLAVALAFAGRPRLVFLDEPTTGLDVEARRTLWEGIRSFHADGGTVVLTSHYLEEIEALAQRVVVIGRGRVLADDTVRAVRDVVGVRRVSFAAPVVPELPGILRSSVEAGRVHLLTADSDRLVTELVRAGTAFADLEVRPTSLEEAFITITSKEETRV